The following are encoded together in the Erwinia sp. E602 genome:
- a CDS encoding phage N-6-adenine-methyltransferase, translating to MTEPAVNPYCAALAALRAAPTHKLKEVGDQWRSPKALWWGINAMFGPFVLDLFADASNAKCEAFYSAEDNALTQDWSARLAELHGAAYANPPYSRASQHDGQYITGMRQIMAHTLAMRELGGRYVFLIKAATGEVWWPENADHVSFIRGRISFDLPEWYRPAPGQPSESSAGFGAAIAVFDKTWRGERFGYTSRDELEERGAVLIRQIELAAARLHPPAAATPSPPAELCASCSQPAAPAAPAAPAAPAAPAAPAAPAAPAAPAAPAAPAAPAAPAAPAAPAAENDVWPIEVNRLAGQIEHLADLEPEHQRKVKHHINTLLLERAPSGVIIATAQALTNTFGNIPV from the coding sequence ATGACTGAACCAGCAGTAAACCCATACTGCGCGGCGCTGGCCGCCCTGCGCGCAGCACCCACGCACAAGCTGAAGGAAGTCGGCGACCAGTGGCGATCGCCGAAAGCGCTCTGGTGGGGCATCAACGCGATGTTCGGCCCGTTCGTGCTCGATCTGTTCGCCGACGCCAGCAACGCCAAATGCGAGGCGTTCTACAGCGCCGAGGATAACGCGCTGACGCAGGACTGGAGCGCCCGCCTGGCGGAGTTGCACGGTGCGGCCTATGCCAACCCGCCCTATTCCCGCGCCAGCCAGCACGACGGCCAGTACATCACCGGAATGCGGCAAATCATGGCCCACACGCTGGCGATGCGCGAACTGGGCGGCCGGTACGTGTTTCTGATTAAGGCCGCCACCGGCGAGGTGTGGTGGCCGGAGAATGCGGATCACGTTTCGTTTATCCGCGGGCGCATCAGCTTTGACCTGCCGGAGTGGTACCGGCCAGCGCCCGGCCAGCCGTCGGAATCATCAGCAGGATTCGGCGCGGCGATCGCCGTGTTCGATAAGACCTGGCGGGGCGAACGGTTCGGCTACACCAGCCGCGACGAGCTGGAGGAGCGCGGCGCGGTGCTCATTCGGCAGATTGAGCTGGCGGCGGCGCGACTGCACCCACCGGCGGCAGCCACTCCTTCACCGCCTGCAGAGTTGTGTGCCTCCTGCAGTCAGCCAGCAGCGCCAGCAGCGCCAGCAGCGCCAGCAGCGCCAGCAGCGCCAGCAGCGCCAGCAGCGCCAGCAGCGCCAGCAGCGCCAGCAGCGCCAGCAGCGCCAGCAGCGCCAGCAGCGCCAGCAGCGCCAGCAGCGCCAGCAGCGGAGAATGACGTGTGGCCGATCGAAGTCAACCGCCTGGCCGGACAAATTGAGCATCTTGCCGATCTGGAGCCGGAGCACCAACGCAAAGTGAAGCACCACATCAACACCCTGCTGCTCGAGCGCGCGCCATCCGGCGTAATCATCGCTACCGCGCAGGCCCTCACCAACACTTTCGGGAACATTCCAGTATGA
- a CDS encoding DNA cytosine methyltransferase: protein MREIIVDNFAGGGGASTGIEAATGRSVDIAINHDPNAIAMHSTNHPETLHYCESVFDINPVAATAGAPVALAWFSPDCRHFSKAKGSTPVKKEIRGLAWIVLRWALATRPRSMMLENVEEFKTWGPLLADEDRPDPARAGETFAAFVGMLSTGVPADHLALDEACDFLQIDRNGPDAQRLTAGLGYTVEHRELRACDYGAPTIRKRFFMVMRCDGRPVVWPDATHGDPKSLAVQSGQLKPWRTAAECIDWEIPCPSIFGRKKSLAENTMRRIARGIQRFVIDNPTPFIVKCNHTTSKGSYDCFRGQALNTPLQTITRKHGYAVVTPHITKFRTVATGQEVTEPLPTVTAGTSARPGGNGHALGMVEAHLSPFIARQFGSSIGHAVDQPSGTITAGGGGKSQLVSPTLIQMGYGEREGQAPRVLDIHKPVGTVTAGGNKFAIASAFLAKHFGGNYTGPGAPLDGPAHTVTTTDHHALVTAQLLVNNTGHPGGAADQPAHTVTTGNHHAVVTSNLVKLRGTCKDGQRTDQPMPTITAGGQHVGEVRTCLAVHDYDEERAALAAEFLHQHGMSEFVQVEGVTYRIVDIGMRMLQPKELYAAQGFPSWYVIDRDYRGNTYSKDKQVARCGNAVPPQFAEALVRANLPELCTNRDQQVA from the coding sequence ATGAGAGAAATTATCGTCGACAACTTCGCCGGCGGCGGCGGTGCCAGCACCGGCATTGAGGCAGCAACTGGCCGCAGCGTGGATATCGCCATCAACCACGACCCAAATGCGATCGCCATGCACAGCACCAATCACCCGGAGACGCTGCACTACTGCGAATCGGTCTTTGACATCAATCCGGTGGCGGCCACCGCCGGCGCGCCGGTTGCGCTAGCCTGGTTCTCGCCCGACTGCCGGCACTTCAGCAAGGCCAAAGGCAGCACCCCGGTGAAAAAGGAGATCAGAGGGCTGGCGTGGATCGTCCTGCGCTGGGCGCTGGCTACCCGGCCCCGGTCAATGATGCTGGAGAACGTGGAGGAATTTAAAACCTGGGGGCCGCTGCTGGCAGATGAGGATCGGCCAGACCCGGCGCGCGCTGGTGAAACCTTCGCTGCCTTCGTCGGGATGCTCAGCACCGGCGTACCAGCTGATCACCTGGCGCTCGATGAGGCGTGCGACTTCCTGCAGATTGACCGGAACGGACCGGATGCGCAGCGGCTGACCGCCGGGCTTGGTTACACCGTCGAACACCGCGAGCTGCGCGCGTGCGATTACGGCGCGCCGACGATCCGCAAACGCTTTTTCATGGTGATGCGCTGCGACGGGCGGCCGGTGGTTTGGCCGGACGCTACCCACGGCGATCCAAAAAGCCTGGCAGTGCAGAGCGGCCAGCTCAAACCCTGGCGCACTGCGGCGGAGTGCATCGACTGGGAAATCCCCTGCCCGTCCATCTTTGGCCGTAAGAAGTCGCTGGCGGAGAACACCATGCGGCGTATCGCTCGCGGCATCCAGCGCTTCGTGATCGACAACCCGACGCCGTTTATCGTGAAGTGTAACCACACCACCAGCAAAGGTAGTTACGACTGCTTCCGGGGCCAGGCGCTCAATACCCCGCTGCAGACGATCACCCGTAAGCACGGCTATGCGGTCGTTACGCCGCACATCACCAAATTCCGTACCGTGGCCACCGGCCAGGAAGTTACCGAGCCTCTGCCGACGGTAACCGCCGGCACGTCAGCGCGACCAGGCGGCAACGGCCACGCGCTGGGAATGGTTGAGGCGCATCTGTCACCGTTCATTGCCCGGCAGTTCGGCAGCAGCATCGGTCACGCGGTGGATCAGCCCAGCGGCACCATTACCGCTGGCGGTGGAGGTAAAAGCCAGCTGGTGAGCCCGACGCTGATCCAGATGGGTTATGGCGAACGCGAGGGACAGGCACCGCGGGTGCTGGACATCCATAAGCCAGTTGGAACGGTCACCGCCGGCGGCAATAAGTTTGCGATCGCCAGCGCGTTTCTGGCCAAACACTTCGGCGGGAACTACACCGGCCCCGGCGCGCCGCTGGACGGCCCGGCCCACACGGTCACCACCACGGATCACCACGCACTGGTGACGGCGCAGCTGCTGGTCAACAACACCGGCCACCCGGGCGGCGCTGCTGACCAGCCAGCGCATACGGTTACCACCGGCAATCACCACGCAGTGGTGACGTCCAACCTGGTAAAGCTGCGCGGCACCTGCAAAGACGGTCAGCGCACCGACCAGCCGATGCCAACCATCACGGCCGGCGGCCAGCACGTCGGCGAGGTGCGCACCTGCCTGGCGGTTCACGACTACGACGAGGAGCGTGCGGCACTGGCGGCGGAGTTCCTGCACCAGCACGGCATGAGCGAGTTTGTTCAGGTGGAGGGCGTGACGTACCGGATCGTCGACATCGGCATGCGCATGCTGCAGCCGAAAGAGCTTTACGCCGCGCAGGGCTTCCCGTCCTGGTATGTCATCGACCGCGATTACCGCGGCAACACCTATTCGAAGGATAAGCAGGTCGCGCGCTGCGGCAACGCCGTGCCGCCGCAGTTCGCCGAGGCGCTGGTGCGGGCAAACCTGCCAGAGCTGTGCACCAACCGCGACCAGCAGGTCGCATAA
- a CDS encoding helix-turn-helix domain-containing protein gives MHNIEMTIKPVLINRESVQQLLGGISRSTFYNKRKEWAQKNTPFPDEVPELKPAKGGAIYRYEEVMQFCYRMGFISAAQH, from the coding sequence ATGCACAACATTGAAATGACGATTAAACCGGTGCTGATCAATCGCGAGAGCGTGCAGCAGCTGCTCGGCGGCATCTCGCGCAGCACGTTTTACAACAAGCGGAAGGAGTGGGCGCAGAAAAACACGCCTTTCCCGGATGAGGTGCCGGAGCTTAAACCGGCCAAAGGAGGGGCAATCTACCGCTATGAGGAGGTTATGCAGTTCTGTTACCGAATGGGTTTTATCTCAGCAGCGCAGCATTGA